Proteins encoded together in one uncultured Desulfosarcina sp. window:
- a CDS encoding malonate decarboxylase subunit alpha — MKIVKTVEEMVNNRLLPPGSRIFVSGAAATPRVLCRQLAVDSTICDVELFGSLFLGDVADLFSEETCRRITHRIVFNSDLTREAANNGWAKYQLMHLSDIPAQVRNYFKPDVALISVAGPDNGGNYSLGTTVEGTMAAVEAVRAAGGIVIAERNAQMPFVLGDTVPGNWIDYLIDTDYPLPVSPIKPPDEASRRIGRIIAGLFVHDRSTIQYGIGQVPEAVTDAILEKGVNDLGIHSELFADAMRRLVEAGVVTNRYTSTHNKFSIATFFLAGSQAGYDWLDYNSSVQSRPVDYTNGVLTIAAQPNMVAINSAIGVDLHGNIWADSMKARKIYSGVGGQCDFIRGANLSQGGVAIIALRATTGNGISKIVDMCPEGITTTSIAADQVVIVTENGAFDPRGLGISERVVGIAHLASEPFRDQLLKTIYESPEFHHAKSALSDGIPKGFVPYDRI; from the coding sequence ATGAAAATCGTTAAAACCGTCGAGGAGATGGTCAACAACCGGCTGCTCCCGCCCGGAAGCCGGATTTTCGTATCGGGTGCCGCCGCCACCCCCCGGGTCCTTTGCCGGCAGCTGGCTGTCGACAGCACCATTTGCGACGTGGAACTCTTCGGCAGCCTGTTTCTTGGTGACGTGGCCGACCTTTTTTCCGAAGAAACCTGCCGGCGGATCACCCACCGCATCGTCTTCAACAGCGACCTGACCCGGGAGGCGGCCAACAACGGCTGGGCCAAGTACCAGTTGATGCACCTGAGCGATATTCCCGCGCAGGTGCGCAACTATTTCAAACCCGACGTGGCCTTGATCAGCGTGGCCGGTCCGGACAACGGGGGCAATTACAGCCTGGGCACCACCGTCGAAGGCACCATGGCCGCCGTAGAGGCCGTCCGGGCCGCCGGTGGCATCGTGATCGCCGAGCGCAACGCCCAAATGCCTTTTGTGCTGGGCGACACCGTGCCCGGCAATTGGATCGACTATCTGATCGACACCGATTATCCGCTGCCCGTCAGTCCGATCAAGCCGCCGGACGAAGCCTCGCGCCGCATCGGGCGCATCATCGCCGGGCTTTTCGTTCACGACCGGTCCACGATCCAGTACGGGATTGGCCAGGTGCCGGAAGCAGTAACCGATGCGATCCTGGAAAAAGGGGTCAACGATCTGGGGATTCACTCCGAGCTGTTCGCCGATGCCATGCGCCGCCTGGTGGAGGCGGGTGTCGTGACCAACCGCTACACCAGCACGCACAACAAGTTTTCCATCGCCACGTTCTTTTTGGCCGGCAGCCAGGCCGGCTACGACTGGCTCGACTACAACTCCTCGGTGCAGAGCCGGCCGGTGGATTACACCAATGGCGTGCTGACCATCGCCGCCCAGCCCAACATGGTGGCCATCAATTCCGCCATCGGCGTGGATCTGCACGGCAACATCTGGGCCGATTCCATGAAGGCCAGGAAAATATACAGTGGCGTGGGCGGGCAGTGCGATTTCATCCGCGGGGCCAACCTTTCGCAAGGTGGTGTGGCCATCATCGCGCTGCGGGCGACGACCGGCAACGGGATTTCCAAAATCGTGGACATGTGCCCCGAGGGCATCACCACCACATCCATCGCCGCCGATCAAGTGGTCATCGTCACCGAAAACGGGGCCTTCGATCCACGCGGCCTGGGAATTTCCGAGCGGGTGGTGGGTATCGCCCACCTGGCTTCGGAACCGTTCAGAGACCAACTGCTGAAAACCATCTACGAAAGCCCCGAGTTCCACCATGCCAAGAGCGCCTTGAGCGACGGCATCCCCAAAGGCTTTGTTCCATACGATAGGATTTGA